The genomic DNA TTCTTAGCAgtaactttctttttctcacactcAATCAACAGTTGTTGATGTCCCTGGCCTCACCTGCTGAAACTGGATTTTCAGGATTCAGGGATGGAATTTCACCAATACCTTTTCCTCAATTCACAGTGATCATATAATTGATTCACTGTTTCATCACTAAGGGATAACCAGTTAGTGAAACTGTGGCTGTCAGTATTCTTGCTTAAATGTCCTGTACAGAGGAGATATCCTAAACTAGAACCACCAGTATCTACAGCGGCCACTTTTACTGTTTCACATCAGTGCAGTCACACAGCTATGGGCTTCTATTTTCCTTTGTTCAAGAGTTTTCGGCgggtgaaatatttttttatgctctTTGTCACACTGTCAGTGCTGGCATGGATCGCAACTTTTTCAGGCGAAACAGTAAAATACGGTCCGGTTAACGCCGTCTCACCACAAACTTTTGTCAAAGCTATTGGTCTGGAGGATGAACCTAACACTTGGACAGCGGCaaccaaacaattaaaaactCCAGCACTAAAAGCCAAATGCCCTGAGGAGTCACCATTGCTAGGTAagtattatttttgatttagctggtgtgtttttcataagtaatttaaatatatatctgctTCTTGTTAATAAGAAtgattatagttttttttctgtaagttCTCCACATTTTAAAGTGACAAAATGACATAGATACCACGTCCACACTACtaagttttttatttcaaaatgcatATCTTCTGCTAAGTTTTCACTGAGCATCCACACTAGGCCACACACACAAGGTCACCGAAAACGAATTAGTTTGGAAAAGATGACGTATCACCCGCGTTCCCTTCTTGATTGGCTCTTAGCAGTCACGACGTGTCCTCCCCTGATTTGTCACGCCCTTATCACGTGACCCTCTCCGGAGAGAggtgtgagagagatagagcgAGCCCTTCTGCGTTGTAAccaagtttgaaaaataaaactttccaCAAAATTTAATCTCATTTTGAGTTTATAGAGGAAGATTTAAGAGACAAATCACAAGTATCAAGCACcaccttttattattatgggGAGTATTACAAGactatgttgtttttctgtaactaagcaaaCAATCTGTCGACACCAgcacgcgcatgcccagtgtaaaTGAACGGTAATGTGATATGCGTTTTCAAAGGTTACCTAATGGACGGACATTATTTCGAAAACGGTGTGGACGGAaatcgttttttgttttgaaacaccatttttaaatgaaaacttaGTAGTGTGGACATGGATACTACTATAATAAACCAGACAAGGGTCTGTGCCAATCATTACTCTGTGATGTCACCTTGAACATAACAACTACAGCAGAGTGGTTATATTCTCAAAACGAAATAAATGGTTGATTGTTCTGTGCATGATTGATGATTTTGGATTTTAGTTTTCTAAGTACATGTTTCTCAATATTACTGTATGTGAACCTACACTTCAGGGATTTTTCCTCCAGTGTTTATCAGCATTGTCAACTCAAAACGCTTGTGAATTTGCTAACGTCCACAGAGGGAGCTTTGAAGCTGTCCTTTAAATCCTCGCTGACACTGAACGACGTGGAGAGTAACAACAAAGAAGTGACTGAAGGCGTGTACCAGCCCTCAGACTGCACGGCGAGGCAGAGCGTGGCGATCCTCATCCCTCATCGCGGCAGAGAGAAACATCTCCTTTACCTCTTGGACCACCTGCACCCCTTTCTGCAAAGGCAGCAGCTACACTACGCCATTTATATCATCCAGCAGGTATACGGGCTCCACATTCATGTTTCGggttcattacattacattacattacagtcatttagcagacgcttttatccaaagcgacttacaatcagtagtatattacatatcattcacccattcacacactgatgacaggctaccatgcaaggtgccaccatcagactctaactaacattcatgcaacatccagtccacaaggcaagccttcaggagcaacttggggttaagtgtcttgcccaaggacacatcgactgccgaagccgggtatcgaaccaccgatcctctgaatggagaactaccttgctctccactacgccacagccgcccatgcCGTTCATGCTTATAGAACTGAGTATTGATTTATGATATCAGGGAACTGCACTCAGGTTGtacatattattgttttttatatatgtattagtATTAGCAAATTACTTAATTGAAGTAGTTGTAATTCAAGCGCACAACTGCAAccattttacttttgttttactaATATTCCTCTGACTTTCTCCACCAAAAAGTTGAAAAGGTCTTATATATGTCAGTCCCTGTTTACGTCATCTtaatcaaaaggaaaaaatatatactggtGTTATGACCAATGTGCTCCCAACTTTAGAGGAAGAAATgggaaaattatattttttgacattttttaacaaaatgtcaaGTAGAACTAGttcatccatttttttccctaataattaaataattaaaatctgtTAGGaccagcagtttttttttgtcagtgcatTCATGCTAAACCTTATAACACTTGTAGACTTTAAAGACTTCATGAAAGCAACAACTCATGTTCAGTCTTGCACAAATACACTGCTGATGGAAACGAAGAGACTAGCGAAGCAAAACGTTTTCTGATGCCAAAGGCAAATCATCCAACCAAATAATGTTCTCAGTACTCCAAGAAAATGGATCATTATTCGTAACTAGAAGGCAGAAGGTTATAAAGAGAGACCTGCAAATCAACAGTGCGTCAGCAATGGTTAAATTATTAGTTTACACTTTGAATGCAATGTTTAGCTATGAGTGTACAGCTAAGGGCTGGGCAACATTGAGAAAATctaatattacaatattttttaccAAAGACCTCGATATTGCGATGATATTGTAGTTTTGACAATTGGtgctttttacaaaatatttacacaattagGGTTTTTCCTAAATAATCATCAgcaatgtggatataatgactaagtAGGTAAAGAACAGCTAAAACTGTGtggtaagttcagaaaatgacatcacttcccTGTAATGTAGCCTTTAAAACAACGAAAACACTTATGCTATAATAGgatatccaaaatctaagatgatatctagtctcatatcacaTCAATATATCACTTTGAGCTGCGGCTGTGCTGTAGTTGACCCTATCCTCCCGACCCTCCTACCTGTTAATaatcaaaaaagcaaaaagacacATCAGACACAACAGAAGAACAGAGACATCTACACTGGACTTTGAACTGTACAACAGCAGATGGTGAATTTCTATTGTGTTTTCTGTCGTTTTAAAGGCTGGTAATCTAACTTTTAACCGTGCCAAGCTACTCAATATCGGGTATTTGGAGGCACTGAAGGACTACAGTTGGGAGTGCTTTATCTTCCATGATGTGGACCTGGTTCCTGAAAATGATCGCAATTTATACTTCTGTGAGAATCAGCCCAAACACCTGGTGGTTGGCAGGAACGCCACAGGATACAAGTAAGTATATGGTTAAGAGTAATTTCCTGCAAGCCATGACTCAGCAGTTAGACTTTATATTACCCATGTGAATAAGAAACACAATATTAACGGATGGCAAACTCCTCAAGTCTGAATTATCTCGAAAGCTGAGatataaaatctaaataaagaaCTGTGATTTTTCTTCATATCCTTATTCTCTCAGGCTGCGTTACAAAGGCTACTTTGGAGGAGTCACAGCTTTGACCAAAGAACAGTTTCTTCAAGTGAATGGATTCTCAAACAATTACTGGGGTTGGGGCGGAGAAGATGATGACCTTCGCGTCAGGTGAGACACAAAGAAGCAAAAGCAGGATCAATTCATCTTTTGATCACATCTGGAGCAGATATTTTACCTTCCTTCATTAATTCACGTGTGggtctttctgtctttcacagGGTTGAGCTGCAGAAAATGACGATTTTGCGGCCGCCTGCTGAAATCGCTCGCTACACCATGGTGTTCCACACTCGGGACAGTGGCAACGAAGTAAACAAAGACAGGTCAGTAAATGTAGAGACGGGGATAATTTGTTATGCTTGTCTCAGCAAATTTAAtctcttcatatatatatatatgtttgttttgctgcctAGGATGAAGTTGTTGGGTCAAACACCTCTGATATGGAAAACGGACGGACTGAACAGCTGCTTATATAAGACCATATCTGTAGAGAGGCAGCCTCTTTATGTGAATGTTACTGTGGACATTGGGAAGCCATAGAGTTGAGATTACAAATGTGAAGCTGTGCTGTGACCCAAAAATATACACGTCTTTCAAGACTGAGCAATATTACTAACTATAGTGACAAATTTGGTAACAGTTTACTTGAACCACTCCTCTTTATATATTCAGAAGCTTTATTATAGCTACATGTCGCTCTAAATTTAACACTGTTGACGAACTGAATAAGTGATCATAAGTCTACAGAATGCTGCAGAGATTAGGAAGCTCTTGAATGGGAGTttaagatttatattttaaaaaccagAGCACAGGTTTTTTAGGTTGTTGGTATGTTGTCGGTTTGTTAGGTAATCTAATGTGGGTTGAAaacttttacatataaaaatattgtcaaactACAACTTTTATAAAATGATCACAACCAAGCAAATGGTGGTAATACTGTAGCATCAAACATTTTACTGacgttttttatttgaatctgtACTTTATGTGAATCACTGTAGGAAATTCAAAGTGATGCCATATTAACTCGCTGAGAATGTCATTTGTTGGATTCATTTTGAAGGTTTGCTTGATGATTTGGGATCATGTGtcatgttttgtatgtgttgATGGGAGAACCCAGATCATCGTCTctcattggatttttttttctctctttagaacacataaaataaatagtattttcTTATGAATTGTCTTATGGTGTTTATATATGCAGGGGTAAGAATCTACATTTTTGGCACTACAGTTTTGGTTTGTCTGACAAGGTTTGCACATGAATGTATGACAATGTATATATTTCTGACTGTGGATGGTTTTCAGATAAAACAAACTCCCTCTAAAAAGCTTCTCCCTGTTTTTTTGgaatattattgatatttgtatcatttatatttcatggAATTAATGTTACTGTATGATTGTAGTAGTTTGCATATAACTGGAAAACATGATGTTAACAACATGCAGTACATAGATCTGACCAGTAGGGGGCCTTGAGAGCACAATATTCACCATTGGGGAAAAAACCTCTTGAGTTATGTCTCTTCTTGTTAACTACGTAAAGAGTGCTTTTATTACCAGGCAATTTGCACAGCAGTAGCCTTAATTCATCGTGGTAAAAGAATAACAACCTATTTAAGTCTTGTTTGGTTGAAATGTGGGAAAACGTCACACAGCAAAAGTGTGGACCATATGTGTAAACTAAAGACAGCAGATGtcttttaaattcataaattaCAAATCAGGCATGTTTGATGTTGAAACAACAACTAAAGACTAAGTTAAAGGTTGAGTTACTAAAATATGTTATTCTCCAGGATTTTAATATGATTGCACAAATATTGGACGGTCTGGATGAAGTTCAACACTATGTAATACTGAG from Anoplopoma fimbria isolate UVic2021 breed Golden Eagle Sablefish chromosome 24, Afim_UVic_2022, whole genome shotgun sequence includes the following:
- the b4galt4 gene encoding beta-1,4-galactosyltransferase 4, which produces MGFYFPLFKSFRRVKYFFMLFVTLSVLAWIATFSGETVKYGPVNAVSPQTFVKAIGLEDEPNTWTAATKQLKTPALKAKCPEESPLLEGALKLSFKSSLTLNDVESNNKEVTEGVYQPSDCTARQSVAILIPHRGREKHLLYLLDHLHPFLQRQQLHYAIYIIQQAGNLTFNRAKLLNIGYLEALKDYSWECFIFHDVDLVPENDRNLYFCENQPKHLVVGRNATGYKLRYKGYFGGVTALTKEQFLQVNGFSNNYWGWGGEDDDLRVRVELQKMTILRPPAEIARYTMVFHTRDSGNEVNKDRMKLLGQTPLIWKTDGLNSCLYKTISVERQPLYVNVTVDIGKP